Proteins encoded in a region of the Xylocopa sonorina isolate GNS202 chromosome 1, iyXylSono1_principal, whole genome shotgun sequence genome:
- the Ypel gene encoding yippee-like: protein MVKTFQAYLPSCHRTYSCIHCRAHLANHDELISKSFQGSQGRAYLFNSVVNVGCGPAEERVLLTGLHAVADIYCECCKTTLGWKYEHAFESSQKYKEGKFIIELAHMIKENGWE, encoded by the exons ATGGTCAAAACTTTTCAAGCATACCTGCCCTCGTGTCACCGCACTTACTCGTGCATTCACTGCCGTGCTCACCTCGCCAACCACGACGAACTCATCTCTAAG TCCTTCCAGGGCAGTCAAGGTCGTGCCTATCTCTTTAATTCCGT GGTGAACGTAGGCTGTGGTCCTGCGGAGGAGCGAGTTCTGTTAACTGGCCTTCATGCTGTCGCTGACATCTACTGCGAATGTTGCAAGACTACCCTCGGGTGGAAATAC gaGCATGCATTCGAGTCGAGTCAAAAGTATAAGGAGGGCAAGTTTATAATCGAGCTTGCTCACATGATCAAGGAGAATGGATGGGAATAG